A genomic window from Silvibacterium dinghuense includes:
- a CDS encoding TonB-dependent receptor gives MLVLSVTALLYSVLPTQIAAQESGAASISGTITDSSGHAVQAATVTLKNHTTGLVQHSATDDQGHYSFTGLTAGSYDLTITAAGFRETGETNLRLSAGQAQSVPVQLKVGSLQQSVRVEAIAGNSIAGQHALSQNSLDTVEPKSEISSEYIKNFAPATTDYSEIINIAPGTISYNPNGVGLGQGTIYFRGFQDGDFNITWDGIPFNDSNNPTHHSWVFFPGLWVGSVDFDRSPGTASTIGQATYGGSINLLSPEVPSEQSIQPQVSYGSFNTLLLDGRYNSGMLGAHKNIGFSLDVHRMTSDGFETLNYIERNAGEIKVLYNASPNTTITGYSGVVHLFANAPNNSPYRAQINAYGWNYMMQNNDPTSAFYQSYNRNLVPTDFEYGAIRSSLKHGWLLDVTPYTYSYNNAQYYPNDNPNDTTGLATGPDSSTGWITEANCSIAANDANGVIPPCAVDKLNSYRKYGETSTISQTSKYGVFRAGMWYEWATSNRYQIPSDPLTNQDDAVPNFHENYWTNSYNPYVEYEWHATKKLTLIAGDKYAYYTLDFKQYADNGKVVGNLGGAPYTTSSGGFGSNLPSASANYRLTTNWSIYGQFGKGDEIPPTSVFDVTGGGQEVSKLPSPQTTSAYQGGTVVKLNRFTFDADYYVVKFQNNYISYAVTNPNNPAYDLNEYYLGPDSITQGFEGEINASLTHGFNLYANGTVGKATYTGTGVPSGLNVTDTPSYTQGLGLTYQGHGMDLGVIEKRVGDYYDDNGSYHNQVYVAPYNNVNLFLNYTFRKEDSIFNQSKISFSINNLWNSENITDVFPYNSPTPVGTSAYYATTTPSPLDQINLTAGRSFMVTFKMGIFPNRNK, from the coding sequence ATGCTGGTTTTAAGTGTTACAGCTTTACTCTATTCAGTGCTGCCCACGCAAATAGCGGCACAGGAGTCGGGCGCGGCGTCTATAAGTGGAACCATAACTGATTCCTCGGGTCATGCAGTACAGGCAGCGACCGTGACGCTCAAGAATCACACTACGGGATTAGTGCAGCACAGTGCTACCGATGATCAGGGGCATTACTCCTTTACGGGGCTCACTGCTGGAAGCTATGACTTGACGATCACGGCGGCAGGATTCAGAGAAACAGGAGAAACCAATCTGAGGCTCTCTGCGGGCCAGGCGCAGAGTGTTCCTGTTCAGCTCAAAGTCGGTTCACTGCAGCAGAGTGTAAGGGTGGAAGCAATCGCAGGCAATTCTATCGCTGGCCAGCATGCACTCTCGCAGAACTCGCTCGACACGGTGGAACCTAAATCGGAAATCAGCAGCGAATACATCAAGAATTTCGCACCTGCCACGACCGACTATTCCGAAATCATTAACATCGCTCCGGGGACGATCAGCTACAACCCGAATGGTGTAGGGCTTGGACAAGGGACGATCTATTTCCGCGGATTCCAGGACGGCGATTTCAACATAACCTGGGATGGCATTCCCTTCAATGACAGCAATAACCCTACGCATCACTCCTGGGTATTTTTCCCCGGGCTTTGGGTCGGGAGTGTGGACTTTGATCGCAGTCCAGGCACCGCGTCCACGATCGGCCAAGCCACCTATGGTGGATCGATCAATCTGCTTTCACCGGAAGTGCCATCAGAACAATCTATTCAGCCGCAGGTCTCCTATGGATCGTTTAATACCCTGCTGCTCGATGGGCGATACAACAGCGGCATGCTGGGTGCGCACAAAAATATCGGTTTCTCTCTCGACGTTCATCGCATGACCAGCGATGGGTTCGAAACTCTGAACTACATCGAGCGCAATGCCGGCGAAATCAAAGTTCTGTACAACGCGTCGCCGAACACTACGATCACCGGATATAGCGGAGTTGTGCATCTTTTTGCCAACGCGCCCAATAACTCTCCCTATCGTGCCCAAATCAACGCGTACGGCTGGAATTACATGATGCAGAATAACGATCCTACCAGCGCGTTCTATCAGTCATACAATAGAAACCTCGTACCCACGGACTTCGAATACGGCGCGATTCGCTCTTCGTTGAAGCACGGCTGGCTTCTGGATGTAACGCCCTATACCTACAGCTATAACAACGCGCAGTACTATCCGAACGACAATCCGAACGATACGACCGGCCTGGCTACAGGCCCTGATAGTTCAACCGGATGGATTACCGAAGCCAACTGCTCCATCGCTGCGAATGATGCGAATGGCGTCATTCCTCCCTGCGCAGTCGACAAGCTGAATAGCTATCGCAAGTATGGCGAAACCTCGACGATCAGTCAGACTTCGAAGTACGGCGTCTTCCGCGCAGGCATGTGGTACGAGTGGGCAACCAGCAATCGCTATCAGATTCCATCGGACCCGCTGACCAACCAGGACGACGCAGTGCCCAATTTTCACGAGAATTACTGGACGAACTCTTATAACCCGTACGTCGAGTACGAGTGGCATGCCACGAAGAAACTCACTCTTATTGCTGGCGACAAGTATGCGTACTACACGCTGGACTTTAAGCAGTATGCAGACAACGGAAAAGTCGTAGGCAACCTTGGGGGCGCACCCTACACAACATCTTCCGGCGGATTCGGCTCTAACTTGCCTTCTGCATCGGCGAACTATCGGTTGACCACGAATTGGTCTATCTATGGACAGTTCGGTAAAGGCGATGAGATTCCTCCAACCAGCGTCTTTGATGTCACGGGCGGTGGCCAGGAAGTGAGTAAACTGCCCAGCCCGCAGACAACGTCCGCGTATCAGGGAGGGACGGTCGTCAAGCTGAATCGCTTCACTTTCGATGCCGATTATTACGTCGTAAAGTTTCAGAACAACTACATCTCGTATGCCGTGACCAATCCCAATAACCCGGCCTACGATCTCAACGAATATTATCTTGGTCCAGATTCAATCACCCAGGGATTTGAAGGCGAGATCAATGCCTCGCTTACGCACGGCTTCAATCTCTACGCCAATGGAACGGTAGGGAAGGCCACCTATACAGGGACCGGCGTTCCCTCTGGCCTTAACGTGACGGACACGCCTTCATATACCCAGGGACTGGGCCTGACCTACCAGGGGCATGGCATGGATCTAGGCGTGATCGAGAAGCGAGTCGGAGACTATTACGACGACAACGGTTCTTACCATAATCAGGTGTATGTCGCTCCGTATAATAACGTCAATCTCTTCCTGAACTACACTTTCCGCAAAGAAGACTCAATCTTTAACCAATCAAAGATCAGCTTCAGCATCAATAACCTATGGAATAGCGAAAATATCACGGATGTTTTCCCCTACAACTCCCCGACTCCCGTTGGCACGTCGGCATACTACGCGACGACTACTCCGTCACCGCTGGACCAGATCAACCTGACCGCGGGGCGGAGTTTTATGGTCACCTTTAAGATGGGAATCTTCCCCAACCGCAATAAGTAG
- a CDS encoding methyltransferase domain-containing protein gives MDGDCSYEDFRDCLRSLEKVNRWLLGYRPTLAWLDRLPHGPPDPIHIVDVGCGSGDLLRQIAGWARIRSIAVQLTGIDLNPYAVHAATEFTPKELGITWVTGNAMAYRPEKQIDIVVSSLMAHHLEDEEIVALLRWMEANARAGWFINDLERSEQACRTFAWLAGVVRWHRFVRHDGPVSFRRAFQKEDWIRLLDAAEVPREAVTVEQWRPGRLCVGRWQ, from the coding sequence ATGGATGGCGACTGCAGCTATGAAGATTTCCGTGACTGCCTGCGCAGCCTGGAAAAGGTGAATCGCTGGCTGCTGGGTTATCGGCCGACGCTGGCCTGGCTGGATCGGTTGCCACATGGTCCGCCAGATCCAATACACATCGTGGATGTAGGCTGTGGCAGCGGCGATCTATTGCGGCAGATTGCAGGCTGGGCGCGAATACGGAGTATTGCTGTGCAGTTAACCGGGATCGACCTGAATCCTTATGCTGTGCATGCAGCAACGGAGTTCACACCAAAAGAACTTGGCATCACATGGGTGACCGGCAATGCGATGGCGTATCGACCGGAGAAGCAGATAGACATCGTTGTAAGTTCGCTGATGGCGCATCATCTGGAGGATGAGGAGATTGTCGCACTGTTGAGATGGATGGAAGCGAACGCGCGGGCAGGCTGGTTTATCAACGATCTGGAGAGGTCGGAGCAAGCTTGCCGGACATTCGCATGGCTGGCTGGTGTGGTGAGATGGCACCGATTTGTGCGGCATGATGGACCTGTGTCTTTTCGGCGGGCCTTCCAGAAGGAAGACTGGATACGCCTATTGGATGCGGCGGAAGTCCCGCGAGAGGCGGTCACTGTGGAGCAATGGCGTCCGGGACGGTTGTGCGTAGGGCGGTGGCAGTGA
- a CDS encoding response regulator transcription factor encodes MRLLLVEDEPEIQSFVKQSLLEAGYEVHTAEDANAAAQLASKYAYHGLIVDLGLPDQDGIDLILQLRRNGMSSPVLILSARRSVDDRVKGLEQGGDDYLTKPFALAELLARLRNLLRRNLAAGDESTRLRVLDLELDFISRRASRGGEVLNLSPQEFALLAYLCRHAGRVVTRSMLLSEVWGMRIQPNTNVVDVHVYRLRGKVDTEGREPLIKTLRGIGYVLKDR; translated from the coding sequence ATGCGACTTCTTCTGGTCGAGGATGAACCCGAGATTCAGAGCTTCGTGAAGCAGTCTTTGCTTGAGGCTGGATACGAAGTGCATACGGCGGAAGACGCGAACGCTGCAGCTCAGTTGGCGTCAAAGTACGCCTACCATGGCCTCATTGTTGACTTAGGGCTTCCGGATCAGGATGGTATCGACCTGATTCTTCAACTTCGACGCAATGGTATGAGCAGCCCCGTATTGATACTTTCAGCCAGGAGATCGGTCGACGACAGGGTCAAGGGGCTGGAACAAGGTGGGGACGATTACCTGACAAAGCCATTCGCACTCGCAGAATTGCTGGCAAGACTGCGTAACCTTTTGCGACGCAATCTTGCCGCAGGCGATGAGTCGACCCGCCTCCGCGTACTGGACCTGGAGTTGGATTTCATCAGCCGTAGGGCATCTCGCGGTGGAGAAGTTTTAAATCTAAGCCCGCAAGAATTTGCACTTTTGGCATATCTATGTCGACATGCCGGGCGTGTTGTTACTCGATCAATGCTTCTCTCCGAAGTCTGGGGAATGCGGATTCAACCTAACACGAATGTCGTTGATGTGCATGTCTACCGCCTGCGCGGCAAGGTGGATACAGAAGGTCGTGAGCCGCTGATCAAGACCTTACGAGGTATTGGCTATGTCCTCAAAGACCGCTAA
- a CDS encoding ATP-binding protein, producing MSSKTANPVMHSAAWRISLWATLAFAFGTMLVFVMLHRFVASDIQRRSDAWLSGEVAVLGDVAARTPKDHLYSRVVREVAELASREVPDKLPSNGNENDSVFFLQAGDDGALKLWVGAGDGLPNLAAIRARKLISDAPYDLNVRGFNHPFRVASARLDDGSHIYLGLSERDELRVLRSLSYRFFCLWLLIVLFGSAIVFCVTRRMLGHVRRITEAASRIGQADLSSRVPASNRNDEVGHLAQTLNRMLDRIENSMHQLHTMTGAVTHDLRSPLTAIRGKLEIALSGDLKIEQSEPIVSAIDELDRLTEFLDTSLDVAEAKADALRLSLTEVNLDELIRVMIDLYEPCMSEKGLRMNLRSSGPVPVLADAALLHRVIANLLDNELNHLPASCTVSITLGAGENAATLIVEDDGPGFASEIGPHMFEQRVKGRGSKGHGLGLAFVDAVVRAHGGKVAASNRPEGGALLSISWPREAGVKIEAPHSLTVANR from the coding sequence ATGTCCTCAAAGACCGCTAATCCAGTCATGCATAGCGCCGCATGGCGTATCTCTCTCTGGGCAACGCTGGCATTTGCTTTTGGAACTATGCTGGTCTTTGTGATGCTTCACCGCTTCGTCGCCAGCGACATTCAGCGGAGAAGTGACGCTTGGCTCTCCGGAGAGGTTGCGGTCCTCGGTGATGTTGCCGCTAGAACGCCAAAGGACCACCTCTACAGTAGGGTCGTGAGAGAAGTAGCAGAACTTGCGAGCAGAGAAGTACCGGATAAACTTCCCTCTAACGGGAATGAGAACGACTCCGTTTTTTTTCTCCAGGCTGGAGACGACGGCGCTTTAAAGCTTTGGGTAGGCGCCGGTGACGGGCTGCCAAACCTGGCCGCGATTCGCGCACGCAAGCTTATTTCCGATGCTCCCTATGACTTGAATGTCAGAGGATTCAATCATCCCTTTCGAGTAGCATCGGCACGGCTCGATGATGGGAGCCATATTTATCTCGGGCTTTCGGAGCGAGATGAATTGCGTGTGCTGAGGAGCCTCAGCTACCGTTTTTTCTGCCTCTGGCTGCTTATCGTGCTGTTCGGTTCCGCGATTGTCTTCTGCGTGACCAGACGTATGCTGGGTCATGTTCGCAGGATCACTGAAGCTGCATCCAGGATTGGGCAAGCTGATTTGAGCAGCAGGGTTCCGGCCAGCAATCGGAACGACGAAGTAGGGCACCTGGCACAGACGCTCAACCGCATGCTGGACCGGATAGAAAACTCGATGCATCAACTGCACACCATGACTGGGGCAGTTACCCACGATCTTCGTAGTCCCTTGACGGCAATCCGGGGAAAGCTGGAGATCGCCCTGTCAGGCGATTTAAAGATCGAGCAAAGCGAGCCAATCGTTTCGGCCATTGATGAATTAGATCGACTTACGGAGTTTCTGGATACTTCGCTTGATGTTGCTGAAGCGAAAGCGGACGCGCTTAGGCTTTCTCTCACAGAAGTCAACCTTGATGAACTCATTCGAGTCATGATTGATCTGTACGAGCCTTGCATGTCAGAGAAGGGGCTTCGAATGAATTTGCGCAGCTCTGGTCCTGTCCCCGTATTGGCAGACGCAGCTCTTCTGCATCGAGTGATCGCAAATCTTCTCGATAATGAGCTTAACCATTTGCCCGCCTCATGCACGGTTTCCATAACACTTGGTGCAGGTGAAAATGCTGCGACCCTGATTGTGGAGGATGATGGCCCAGGATTTGCTTCGGAGATAGGCCCGCATATGTTCGAGCAGAGAGTAAAAGGAAGAGGTTCCAAAGGGCATGGCCTGGGACTTGCTTTTGTTGACGCGGTAGTACGTGCGCACGGAGGAAAGGTAGCGGCGTCGAATCGTCCGGAGGGAGGGGCATTACTGTCGATTTCCTGGCCTCGTGAGGCTGGAGTGAAGATCGAAGCGCCTCACTCTCTGACGGTCGCCAATCGATAA
- a CDS encoding DUF2306 domain-containing protein: MQISTLPAPRPEGSRFKTILWVSLGLTVLFVFITSELLLITDYPMYHAYRLQVIADRHLLIPHTLAGIFALLIGPINFSSRVRQRYIQLHRMLGRIYVVSVFIGSFTGIALAAGRPGLPGTSMQAAAWMICTTAAFITARNRQITQHRQWMARSYAVTFTFVSSRVLNLWPRYWSHLGDVLSAVGVIAFTLASLLIVDLGLNWHELTTRRD; this comes from the coding sequence ATGCAAATTTCCACCCTGCCAGCTCCGCGTCCCGAGGGTTCCAGATTCAAGACGATTCTCTGGGTCTCGCTCGGTCTCACCGTACTCTTCGTCTTCATTACCTCAGAGCTGCTCCTCATCACTGACTACCCGATGTACCATGCCTACCGTCTGCAGGTTATCGCCGACCGCCATCTCCTCATCCCGCATACACTCGCTGGAATCTTCGCTCTTCTGATCGGTCCTATCAACTTCTCTTCGCGGGTCCGTCAGCGCTATATCCAACTCCATCGCATGCTCGGCCGCATCTATGTTGTCTCTGTGTTCATTGGATCCTTTACGGGGATCGCTCTCGCCGCCGGACGCCCGGGGCTTCCCGGAACCTCCATGCAGGCAGCCGCCTGGATGATCTGCACCACCGCCGCCTTTATCACTGCGCGCAACCGCCAGATCACACAGCACCGCCAATGGATGGCACGCTCCTATGCGGTTACATTTACCTTTGTCTCCAGCCGCGTGCTGAATCTCTGGCCGCGCTACTGGAGCCACCTAGGCGACGTCCTATCCGCAGTCGGCGTAATTGCCTTCACTCTTGCCTCGCTGCTCATCGTGGACCTTGGCCTAAACTGGCACGAACTCACCACACGTCGTGACTGA
- a CDS encoding YceI family protein, which translates to MKSFALLALTVILTPAAARAQQQTFVLNPDASEVRMTLNTTHEIVKGTFHIQSGSIEFDRSSTKMSGSVVVQAGSGKTGNDSRDKKMDKDILKVDQYTTISFTPKTYTGTIAPSGDSAIQVSGVFTLLGNPHDLTIPIQIHIEGLKATAKAQFVVPYVQWGLKNPSFMFWKAENDVAIDLNLTGQLSN; encoded by the coding sequence ATGAAATCTTTCGCACTCCTCGCCCTCACCGTCATACTCACTCCAGCTGCTGCGCGCGCCCAGCAGCAGACCTTCGTCCTCAATCCCGATGCCAGCGAAGTCAGGATGACGCTTAACACGACCCACGAGATCGTCAAGGGCACGTTTCACATTCAGTCTGGATCGATTGAGTTTGACCGCAGCAGCACTAAGATGTCGGGCTCAGTAGTTGTACAGGCTGGCAGCGGGAAAACCGGAAACGACAGCCGAGACAAGAAGATGGATAAGGATATTCTCAAGGTGGACCAATATACGACCATCTCCTTTACGCCCAAAACCTACACCGGGACGATCGCGCCCTCCGGCGATTCCGCGATTCAGGTAAGTGGCGTATTTACCCTGCTCGGCAATCCTCACGACCTGACGATTCCCATTCAGATTCATATCGAGGGATTGAAGGCAACGGCAAAGGCTCAATTTGTCGTTCCCTACGTCCAGTGGGGTCTCAAGAACCCGAGCTTCATGTTCTGGAAGGCCGAGAACGACGTTGCGATTGATCTTAATCTCACTGGCCAGCTTTCCAACTAA
- a CDS encoding NAD(P)/FAD-dependent oxidoreductase gives MQDEVLILGGGVAGCAASIALARKGRSVTLIERELMPRHKVCGEFLSGEALEDLHALGIDVAVLGAVPIPYVRLAAARRAAEAPLPFPAASLTRKTLDTALIAEAIAAGVRVERGRSVQALSRTTTGMWQATLDDGISCEAPTVFLSTGKHDLRGHPRPKDPQRWVAFKMYYRLAPAQAAELASASELMLYPGGYGGIQPVEGGIANLCCVVQQRYLARAGHRWDGLLAKMQQDCPHLAMRLAGAEPLLNKPIAITHIPYGHIRRTTQNGLYCIGDQAAVIPSFTGDGISIALHTARCAAAAFLADEPAPLFQARLRSALLPQMRLAEFAANGLNNALARAVLPFCLRVWPGVMRITAQLTRVATQHSDVAPQAIAG, from the coding sequence TTGCAAGATGAAGTCCTGATTCTTGGTGGTGGAGTGGCCGGCTGTGCGGCCTCGATCGCGCTCGCTCGAAAGGGACGAAGCGTTACGCTGATCGAACGCGAGCTCATGCCACGTCATAAAGTCTGCGGAGAGTTTCTAAGCGGTGAAGCGCTTGAAGACCTGCATGCACTTGGCATCGACGTAGCAGTGCTTGGCGCAGTGCCCATTCCCTACGTTCGCCTCGCCGCCGCCAGGCGTGCAGCGGAGGCGCCCTTGCCCTTTCCCGCAGCCTCGCTCACGCGCAAAACGCTTGATACCGCACTCATCGCCGAAGCCATTGCCGCGGGGGTTCGCGTTGAGCGCGGGCGCAGTGTTCAGGCACTCAGCCGCACCACAACCGGCATGTGGCAAGCGACGCTCGATGACGGCATCTCCTGCGAAGCTCCAACGGTCTTTCTCTCCACAGGCAAGCACGATCTTCGCGGCCATCCACGTCCGAAAGATCCGCAGCGATGGGTCGCCTTCAAGATGTATTACCGGCTTGCGCCAGCGCAGGCCGCTGAGCTGGCAAGCGCCTCTGAGCTGATGCTTTATCCCGGTGGCTATGGTGGTATCCAGCCGGTGGAAGGCGGCATTGCGAACCTCTGCTGTGTGGTGCAGCAACGGTATCTTGCACGAGCAGGTCATCGCTGGGACGGCCTGCTCGCGAAGATGCAGCAGGACTGTCCGCACCTCGCCATGCGACTTGCCGGTGCTGAGCCCTTACTCAACAAGCCGATCGCGATCACCCATATTCCCTATGGCCACATCCGGCGCACAACTCAAAATGGGCTCTATTGCATCGGCGACCAGGCGGCTGTCATCCCCTCCTTCACCGGCGATGGCATATCAATCGCCCTGCATACTGCTCGTTGCGCTGCTGCGGCATTTCTTGCAGACGAGCCGGCGCCGCTCTTCCAGGCTCGCCTGCGCTCTGCATTGCTGCCCCAGATGCGCCTCGCCGAATTTGCAGCCAATGGCTTGAACAACGCACTCGCACGTGCGGTATTACCGTTTTGCCTCAGAGTCTGGCCCGGCGTCATGCGCATAACAGCGCAGCTCACACGCGTCGCCACCCAACACTCAGATGTTGCTCCCCAGGCAATCGCCGGCTAA
- a CDS encoding type III polyketide synthase → MTAAYLNRIATAVPEHDVHDTFVVFAEKMLADSRLRTVFRRMVSRADIAHRYSFLDPQKGSGQSSSHDAHEFYRRGNFPNTARRMELFEQSAPALMRKTVDRLALNEKERSGITHVLVTCCTGLYAPGLDFEIIDHLGLSTDVERTMVGFMGCYAAINALKLARHIVRSDPQASVLMVNLELCTLHFQETQDLEQVLSFLVFADGAAASLITAHEQGLALDSFKAVMVPETRGLITWKIRGLGFDMLLSGQVPGELARALHEGELMADRDGIDLWAVHPGGRSILDAVEKGLELPTDALAASREVLSCFGNMSSATVMFVLQRIMQQARSGQHGCAMSFGPGLTAETMRFHAV, encoded by the coding sequence ATGACTGCGGCTTATCTGAATCGCATCGCCACCGCAGTACCAGAGCACGACGTGCATGATACCTTCGTCGTCTTCGCCGAGAAAATGCTTGCCGACTCACGGCTACGTACGGTTTTCCGCCGCATGGTGAGCCGCGCCGACATTGCACATCGCTATTCGTTCCTCGATCCGCAGAAAGGTTCCGGCCAATCCTCATCTCATGATGCGCATGAATTTTATCGGCGAGGGAACTTTCCCAACACGGCGCGACGGATGGAGTTGTTTGAACAGAGCGCTCCGGCGCTGATGAGAAAAACCGTAGACCGGCTTGCGCTCAATGAGAAGGAACGCTCTGGCATCACACACGTGTTAGTGACCTGCTGCACAGGGCTCTATGCGCCAGGGCTGGATTTTGAAATCATCGATCATCTCGGGCTTTCGACCGATGTGGAACGCACGATGGTCGGCTTCATGGGATGCTATGCCGCGATCAATGCACTGAAGCTGGCGCGCCACATTGTACGCTCAGACCCGCAAGCAAGTGTGCTCATGGTGAATCTGGAACTGTGTACGTTACATTTTCAGGAGACGCAGGATTTGGAGCAGGTGCTCTCATTTCTCGTGTTCGCCGATGGTGCGGCGGCGAGCCTGATTACCGCCCACGAGCAGGGGCTCGCGCTAGACAGCTTCAAGGCGGTGATGGTGCCTGAGACTCGTGGGTTGATTACGTGGAAAATTCGCGGGCTCGGTTTCGACATGCTGCTCTCCGGGCAGGTGCCGGGCGAACTGGCGCGCGCGCTGCACGAGGGAGAACTGATGGCGGATCGCGACGGCATTGATCTGTGGGCCGTGCATCCTGGCGGACGATCGATTCTGGATGCGGTAGAGAAGGGACTGGAGCTGCCGACAGATGCACTGGCAGCGTCACGCGAGGTGCTATCGTGCTTCGGCAACATGTCATCGGCGACGGTGATGTTTGTGTTGCAGCGAATCATGCAACAGGCACGCTCCGGGCAGCATGGCTGTGCCATGTCGTTTGGGCCAGGCCTGACGGCGGAGACAATGCGCTTCCATGCGGTCTAG